Proteins from one Terriglobia bacterium genomic window:
- a CDS encoding universal stress protein: protein MKILLATDGSTFSEAAAKALALQFRPQDTEVLVLEVIEPLVYSTPPEMAAGWVPEMAERRKELAKLAEVSLAKAVEVLRAAGFKAETRIVDEEVRTGIVGTAEDWKADLIVLGSHGKRGVEKFLLGSVAESVARHAKCSVMIVRTPQVKKPAIKVA, encoded by the coding sequence ATGAAAATCCTTCTGGCAACAGATGGTTCCACATTCTCAGAAGCCGCGGCGAAGGCCCTGGCATTACAATTCCGGCCGCAAGATACTGAAGTGCTTGTGCTGGAAGTGATTGAGCCGCTGGTCTATTCGACGCCGCCGGAAATGGCCGCGGGATGGGTCCCGGAGATGGCGGAGAGACGCAAAGAACTGGCCAAGCTGGCGGAAGTTTCCCTGGCCAAGGCGGTTGAGGTTCTGCGCGCCGCCGGATTCAAGGCGGAGACCCGCATCGTGGACGAAGAGGTCCGGACGGGCATTGTGGGCACAGCCGAAGATTGGAAGGCCGACCTCATCGTGCTGGGATCGCATGGCAAGAGAGGCGTAGAGAAATTCCTGCTGGGCAGCGTGGCGGAGTCGGTAGCGCGGCATGCCAAGTGCTCGGTGATGATCGTCAGGACGCCGCAGGTCAAGAAGCCGGCCATCAAAGTGGCGTAA
- a CDS encoding superinfection immunity protein, with amino-acid sequence MNFAMILMQSDVPVPDFGAMLVGLLAVVLAIAAYFLPTIIASGRGHNNQGAICVLNLFLGWTVLGWLVALIWSASDNTGNRPPQVIYVMQPASPPPPQMPMNGGQR; translated from the coding sequence ATGAACTTCGCAATGATCCTGATGCAGTCTGACGTTCCGGTCCCCGATTTCGGGGCAATGCTGGTAGGCCTGCTGGCCGTGGTGCTGGCGATTGCCGCCTATTTTCTGCCGACGATCATCGCGTCCGGCCGCGGGCACAACAATCAAGGCGCGATTTGCGTCCTGAATCTTTTTCTGGGATGGACGGTGCTGGGATGGCTGGTGGCGCTGATCTGGTCGGCCAGCGATAACACCGGCAACCGCCCGCCGCAGGTCATCTACGTTATGCAACCCGCGTCGCCGCCGCCGCCACAGATGCCGATGAATGGAGGCCAGCGGTGA
- a CDS encoding APC family permease: METVNQKPQLRRAMGFWDVLLFNIAAVLGPRWIAAAAHYGTSSISLWVLAATLFFLPTSLIIVELSTRYPAEGGLYVWSKEAFGDFHGFVAGWAYWIYTFFYFPGLLAASVAMSVYVGGPQYAHLADNKWYTLGTSLGLLAIAVVLNIVGLNIGKWLQNAGGVGTYIPLLMLIGIGGFIALRHGSVTHFSWHDAMPQWNWGTVTFWSQIAFAFTGMELVCAMSEEVRDPKRTFPRAIYASAGLIAVIYILGTVAVLAMRPAAEVDPRNGVFQAVTGGSTMLGIAWFGILAALLVTAGNAGGVGATVAGVARVPFVAGIDHYLPAFFGNLHPRWKTPWISILVQAGISGVILVLTTYVTTLRKGYLFLVDMSVILYFIPFLYMYAAVIKLAYRPDRESEQAVLVPGGKPGVWVAGILGFAVTLGSMALAMVPSEDVKSVALFEISIVVATVASVGIGLLLYWRGARSKARAALPQV, encoded by the coding sequence ATGGAAACCGTCAACCAAAAACCGCAACTGCGGCGCGCCATGGGATTTTGGGACGTGCTGCTGTTCAACATTGCCGCCGTGCTGGGCCCGCGATGGATCGCCGCGGCTGCGCATTACGGCACGTCGTCCATCAGCCTGTGGGTGCTGGCGGCGACGCTGTTCTTTCTGCCTACGTCGCTGATTATCGTCGAGCTCTCTACGCGCTATCCGGCGGAAGGCGGGCTCTACGTATGGAGTAAAGAAGCGTTTGGAGATTTTCACGGGTTTGTGGCGGGATGGGCGTACTGGATTTATACCTTCTTCTATTTCCCCGGGCTGCTGGCCGCCAGCGTGGCCATGTCGGTGTACGTCGGCGGGCCGCAGTACGCGCACCTGGCGGACAACAAATGGTACACGCTGGGCACGTCGTTAGGACTGCTGGCCATTGCGGTGGTCCTGAACATTGTGGGACTGAACATCGGCAAATGGCTGCAGAACGCCGGAGGCGTGGGCACTTACATTCCGCTGCTGATGCTGATTGGCATCGGCGGATTCATTGCGCTGCGCCACGGCAGCGTGACCCATTTCTCCTGGCATGACGCGATGCCGCAATGGAACTGGGGCACGGTGACCTTCTGGTCGCAGATTGCGTTCGCCTTCACCGGCATGGAGCTGGTGTGCGCCATGAGCGAAGAGGTGCGCGACCCGAAGAGGACGTTCCCCCGGGCGATCTATGCATCCGCGGGCCTGATTGCGGTGATTTACATTCTGGGGACCGTGGCCGTGCTGGCGATGCGCCCTGCGGCGGAAGTTGACCCGCGCAACGGCGTATTTCAGGCGGTGACCGGCGGCTCCACCATGCTGGGGATCGCGTGGTTTGGAATCCTGGCGGCCCTGCTGGTGACCGCGGGCAATGCCGGCGGCGTCGGCGCAACGGTTGCCGGCGTGGCGCGCGTGCCGTTTGTGGCGGGCATTGATCACTATTTGCCGGCGTTCTTCGGAAATCTACATCCACGCTGGAAGACGCCCTGGATTTCCATTCTGGTGCAGGCCGGCATCTCCGGCGTGATCCTGGTTCTGACTACCTACGTCACAACGCTGCGCAAGGGATACCTGTTCCTGGTGGACATGTCAGTGATCCTCTATTTCATTCCCTTCCTCTATATGTACGCCGCCGTGATCAAACTGGCGTACCGGCCCGACCGGGAGAGCGAACAGGCGGTGCTGGTGCCGGGTGGAAAACCCGGCGTTTGGGTGGCGGGAATCTTGGGATTTGCCGTCACGCTGGGCTCCATGGCGCTGGCCATGGTCCCGTCAGAAGACGTCAAGAGTGTGGCGCTGTTTGAGATCAGCATTGTGGTGGCCACGGTGGCATCGGTGGGAATAGGCCTGCTGCTGTACTGGCGCGGCGCACGGAGCAAAGCGCGGGCTGCGCTGCCACAGGTTTGA